One region of Streptomyces davaonensis JCM 4913 genomic DNA includes:
- a CDS encoding OFA family MFS transporter: MTTTDVTQVASYREVTDRNGRVYRVGESDIDIMGRKRKWMVILPWVGMMGISSAEYAFASAEDTLHEAHHWSSGSIYWMMTVWVFCQAAVAFPAGRLRENGKLPARWAMMLGAAGTLMGYLSLAYAPHVAIAFFGFGMFSGMGAGMVYATCVNMVGKWYPERKGGKTGFVNGGFAYGSVPFVFIFTGFMDGSNFRWVLVAVGVFLAGVVAVAGFYFRDPPKNWWPPSVDPLNPPEDPRARRALEKNPPADKQYSPLEAWKTGRVALLWFCLACTSGVNIFGIAFQVDIGEDAGFAGGIVATAMSLKAIVNGTGRGVIGWLSDLYGRKLCLLYVCAILGLAQFGIIWSAEMKNLTLFLIFSAISGFGGGAIFPMFAALTADYFGENNNATNYGMVYSSKLVSGLGAGMGSVVVGAWGYNGAFTLAGCISIFAGFMALFLSPPGRNNKRRITPNPQPLGEEMT; encoded by the coding sequence GTGACAACCACGGACGTTACACAGGTCGCCTCCTACCGGGAGGTGACCGACAGGAACGGACGCGTCTACCGCGTCGGCGAGTCCGACATCGACATCATGGGGCGCAAGCGCAAGTGGATGGTGATCCTGCCCTGGGTCGGCATGATGGGCATCTCCTCGGCCGAGTACGCGTTCGCGTCCGCCGAGGACACTCTCCACGAGGCGCACCATTGGTCCAGCGGCAGCATCTACTGGATGATGACCGTCTGGGTGTTCTGCCAGGCCGCGGTCGCCTTTCCGGCGGGGCGGCTGCGTGAGAACGGCAAGTTGCCGGCGCGCTGGGCGATGATGCTGGGCGCGGCCGGAACGCTGATGGGCTATCTGTCGCTGGCGTACGCGCCGCATGTGGCGATCGCCTTCTTCGGCTTCGGCATGTTCAGCGGCATGGGCGCGGGCATGGTGTACGCCACCTGCGTCAACATGGTCGGCAAGTGGTATCCGGAGCGCAAGGGCGGCAAGACCGGCTTCGTCAACGGCGGTTTCGCCTACGGCTCGGTGCCGTTCGTCTTCATCTTCACCGGCTTCATGGACGGCTCCAACTTCCGCTGGGTGCTGGTGGCGGTCGGTGTCTTCCTCGCCGGGGTGGTGGCCGTCGCCGGCTTCTACTTCCGGGACCCGCCGAAGAACTGGTGGCCGCCGAGCGTCGACCCGCTGAACCCGCCGGAGGACCCGCGGGCCCGGCGCGCGCTGGAGAAGAACCCCCCGGCCGACAAGCAGTACTCCCCTCTGGAGGCGTGGAAGACCGGCCGGGTGGCGCTCCTGTGGTTCTGTCTCGCCTGCACCTCCGGCGTGAACATCTTCGGCATCGCCTTCCAGGTCGACATCGGCGAGGACGCGGGCTTCGCGGGCGGGATCGTGGCCACGGCGATGTCGCTGAAGGCGATCGTCAACGGCACGGGCCGCGGCGTCATCGGCTGGCTCTCCGACCTCTACGGCCGCAAGCTGTGCCTGCTCTATGTGTGCGCCATTCTGGGCCTGGCCCAGTTCGGCATCATCTGGTCGGCCGAGATGAAGAACCTGACGCTGTTCCTGATCTTCTCCGCCATCTCCGGCTTCGGCGGCGGTGCCATCTTCCCGATGTTCGCGGCGCTGACGGCGGACTACTTCGGTGAGAACAACAACGCCACCAACTACGGGATGGTGTACAGCTCCAAGCTCGTCTCCGGTCTGGGCGCGGGCATGGGCTCCGTGGTCGTCGGCGCCTGGGGCTACAACGGCGCCTTCACCCTGGCGGGCTGCATCTCGATCTTCGCCGGCTTCATGGCCCTGTTCCTCAGCCCGCCGGGACGCAACAACAAGCGCCGTATCACTCCCAACCCGCAACCCCTCGGCGAGGAAATGACGTGA
- a CDS encoding sugar phosphate isomerase/epimerase family protein → MSRTFSTDPELDRRLSRRGMLGVAAGATAAALLGAAATPATAATDADSAAAGRGRPVLPPGRLGIQLYSLRDKVSTLGFAAVFAELEKYGYDEVEFAGYTQGSAGPITLAQLKRLARNHGLNPIGSHVGYYSDDPNAYTFAQNLTKVLDDAQALGLKHIGTASGPFRYGSTVDAWKRAAEEFNTYGAAARARGMKFYQHNHSEEFSFATDNPKVRLYDVLLAETDPDLVFLEMDIFWAYSGQFRFSKRPDGTPAPFDPLDYVLKQPHRYPLFHVKDGVSDPANTYGYRMVDVGDGDIDYQRFISGVTRLRGERLAHHWQAEHDNPAESFTFARRSSEHLHSLREKC, encoded by the coding sequence ATGAGCCGCACCTTCTCCACCGATCCCGAACTCGACCGCCGCCTCAGCAGACGCGGCATGCTCGGCGTGGCCGCCGGTGCCACCGCCGCCGCCCTGCTGGGCGCCGCGGCGACTCCCGCCACGGCCGCCACCGACGCCGACAGCGCCGCCGCGGGCCGCGGCCGTCCCGTCCTGCCGCCCGGCCGGCTCGGCATCCAGCTCTACAGCCTGCGCGACAAGGTCTCCACCCTCGGCTTCGCGGCCGTCTTCGCCGAACTGGAGAAGTACGGCTACGACGAGGTCGAGTTCGCGGGCTACACCCAGGGCTCTGCGGGCCCCATCACCCTCGCCCAGCTCAAGCGGCTGGCCCGCAACCACGGTCTGAACCCGATCGGCAGCCACGTCGGCTACTACTCCGACGACCCGAACGCCTACACCTTCGCCCAGAACCTCACCAAGGTTCTCGACGACGCCCAGGCGCTCGGCCTGAAGCACATCGGCACCGCCTCGGGGCCCTTCCGCTACGGCTCGACCGTCGACGCCTGGAAGCGGGCCGCCGAGGAGTTCAACACCTACGGCGCCGCGGCCCGGGCCCGCGGCATGAAGTTCTACCAGCACAACCACTCCGAGGAGTTCTCCTTCGCCACCGACAACCCCAAGGTCCGGCTCTACGACGTGCTGCTTGCCGAGACCGACCCCGACCTCGTCTTCCTGGAGATGGACATCTTCTGGGCGTACTCCGGCCAGTTCCGCTTCTCCAAGCGGCCCGACGGCACGCCCGCGCCCTTCGACCCGCTCGACTACGTGCTCAAGCAGCCCCACCGCTACCCGCTCTTCCACGTCAAGGACGGCGTCAGCGACCCGGCCAACACCTACGGCTACCGCATGGTCGACGTCGGCGACGGAGACATCGACTACCAGCGGTTCATCTCCGGTGTGACCAGGCTGCGCGGCGAACGGCTCGCCCACCACTGGCAGGCCGAGCACGACAACCCGGCCGAGTCCTTCACCTTCGCCCGGCGCTCCAGCGAGCATCTGCACTCCCTGCGCGAGAAGTGCTGA